One segment of Tamlana crocina DNA contains the following:
- a CDS encoding family 78 glycoside hydrolase catalytic domain — protein sequence MNIQSRQKAFLLTLLSIVFLSFISCEEKKTIEKANDLTVSEGFKNPLGFYDATPTFSWKLPVAEGVKHQSAYHIVVASSEDLLPDNADLWDSGKQMTDQSVWVKYEGKPLQSRQKVYWQVKYWNQDEDVSAWSAINHFELGLLNNNDWKAKWIGLDTKKEKVLGSQDNIIHRPQYLRKGFELSNDVESARLYLTAKGVFDVAINGEDVSDDVMPPGYTPYKERIETITYDVGDLIESGQNTIGVELASGWHSSRLGWKKELWVDTETPKILCQLELTMKDGSKEVIVSDESWKATTNGPIRLSEIYDGETYDANLEMPNWTTNNFSDKNWETVNTFPVTDAIRLEPKRHTTVKSKIELKAKEVVEKDGAFIFDFQQNMVGVPLLKVPMKKGEILKIRFAEKLSPDGSFYTKNYRTALSTNYYTASKDGVIEWMPKFTFHGFQYVELSGFDTSKTPSTDWVTGLVQYSDFEENGSFTSSHEKLNQLQSNIVWGLRGNFFDIPTDCPQRDERMGWTADAQVFGPTSIFNADVYKFWASWLQSVRESQYDNGGIPWVVPDVLFNNKVSAGWGDACAIIPWDIYNRTGDKRILEENFETMKGWVAYHEATTKNYISSMGFFADWLQPLPKNGNNKGDTSKSLIGTAFFAHSAKLTAQTAEVLGKKEEQAKYEALFKTVANAFENKFFDETGKVKGVEETQTSYLLALAYDLLSEGKRENAKKYLLQKIEEADNHLRTGFLGTPLLSRVLDEMGDTDLMYKLLFNETYPSWFYSINQGATTIWERWNSYSKAEGFNPQKMNSLNHYAYGAIGEWVYERIGGIEPLEAGYKVIRIAPEPKSPLTSASAELNTPYGKVASSWKINEGTFTLNVTIPPNTTAKVILPGTAESIEDTNDIKTISSDTDDTELLVQPGTYTFKSKL from the coding sequence ATGAATATTCAATCCAGACAAAAGGCATTTTTACTAACCCTTTTAAGTATTGTTTTTTTAAGTTTTATTTCTTGTGAAGAAAAGAAAACCATAGAAAAAGCAAACGATTTAACGGTTTCTGAAGGGTTTAAAAATCCTTTAGGTTTTTATGATGCTACTCCAACATTTTCTTGGAAACTGCCAGTTGCTGAAGGTGTTAAACATCAGTCAGCCTACCACATTGTGGTGGCCTCCAGTGAAGACTTGTTGCCCGATAATGCCGATTTATGGGATTCTGGTAAACAAATGACAGACCAGTCTGTTTGGGTAAAATATGAGGGCAAACCGCTACAGTCTCGCCAAAAAGTATATTGGCAGGTAAAGTATTGGAATCAAGATGAAGATGTTTCAGCGTGGAGTGCTATAAATCATTTTGAATTAGGATTACTGAATAACAATGATTGGAAAGCAAAGTGGATTGGTTTAGATACTAAAAAAGAAAAAGTATTAGGAAGTCAAGATAATATTATTCATCGTCCGCAATATTTAAGAAAAGGTTTTGAGCTATCTAACGATGTGGAATCTGCAAGATTATATTTAACAGCAAAAGGGGTTTTTGATGTTGCCATTAATGGGGAAGATGTAAGTGATGATGTTATGCCTCCCGGATACACACCTTACAAAGAACGCATAGAAACCATTACTTATGATGTTGGCGATTTAATTGAATCAGGTCAGAATACTATTGGAGTAGAATTAGCTTCAGGTTGGCATTCTAGTAGATTAGGATGGAAAAAAGAATTGTGGGTTGATACAGAAACGCCTAAAATATTATGTCAGCTAGAGTTAACAATGAAAGATGGTTCTAAAGAAGTAATTGTATCTGATGAAAGTTGGAAAGCTACAACCAACGGCCCAATAAGACTTTCAGAAATTTATGATGGCGAAACTTACGATGCTAATTTAGAAATGCCTAATTGGACAACCAATAATTTTAGTGATAAAAATTGGGAAACGGTTAATACATTTCCTGTAACAGATGCTATTCGTTTAGAACCAAAAAGACACACTACTGTAAAATCTAAAATTGAATTAAAAGCGAAGGAAGTTGTAGAAAAAGATGGTGCTTTTATTTTCGATTTTCAGCAAAATATGGTTGGTGTACCATTGCTTAAAGTGCCAATGAAAAAGGGGGAGATACTTAAAATTCGTTTTGCAGAAAAGTTGTCTCCAGATGGTTCGTTTTATACAAAAAACTATAGAACAGCTTTGTCCACAAACTATTATACAGCATCAAAAGATGGCGTTATAGAGTGGATGCCAAAATTTACATTTCATGGATTTCAGTATGTGGAACTAAGCGGATTTGATACCTCAAAAACCCCATCAACTGATTGGGTAACAGGTTTGGTGCAGTATTCAGATTTTGAAGAAAATGGCTCATTTACATCCTCTCACGAAAAATTAAATCAATTACAAAGTAATATTGTTTGGGGCTTAAGAGGAAACTTTTTTGACATCCCCACAGATTGTCCACAACGTGATGAACGCATGGGATGGACTGCTGATGCACAGGTATTTGGTCCAACTTCTATTTTTAATGCCGATGTGTATAAGTTTTGGGCAAGTTGGTTACAAAGTGTTCGTGAATCACAGTATGATAATGGCGGAATTCCTTGGGTAGTGCCAGATGTACTTTTTAACAATAAAGTAAGTGCAGGGTGGGGAGATGCTTGTGCAATAATCCCTTGGGATATATACAACAGAACTGGGGATAAAAGAATTCTTGAAGAAAACTTTGAAACCATGAAGGGTTGGGTAGCATATCATGAGGCTACTACCAAAAATTATATTTCTTCTATGGGATTTTTTGCAGATTGGTTGCAACCGCTTCCTAAAAACGGCAATAATAAAGGGGACACCTCTAAAAGCTTAATTGGAACGGCTTTTTTTGCACATTCAGCTAAATTAACAGCGCAAACTGCTGAGGTATTAGGTAAAAAAGAAGAGCAAGCTAAATATGAGGCTTTATTTAAGACAGTTGCAAATGCTTTTGAAAATAAGTTTTTTGATGAAACGGGAAAAGTAAAAGGCGTTGAAGAAACACAAACCTCATATTTATTAGCATTGGCTTATGATTTATTGTCTGAAGGTAAAAGAGAAAATGCTAAAAAGTATTTATTACAAAAAATTGAGGAAGCCGATAATCATTTAAGAACAGGCTTTTTAGGTACACCACTATTATCACGAGTTTTGGACGAAATGGGGGATACAGATTTAATGTATAAACTACTGTTTAACGAAACCTATCCATCGTGGTTCTATTCCATCAACCAAGGTGCCACAACTATTTGGGAACGTTGGAACAGCTATAGTAAGGCAGAGGGTTTTAACCCTCAAAAAATGAATAGCTTAAATCATTATGCTTACGGAGCGATAGGCGAATGGGTGTATGAACGAATAGGAGGCATTGAACCATTAGAGGCGGGTTATAAAGTCATTCGTATTGCTCCAGAACCTAAAAGTCCATTAACATCAGCATCGGCTGAATTAAATACACCATATGGGAAAGTTGCTTCTTCATGGAAAATTAATGAAGGCACTTTTACTTTAAATGTAACTATTCCACCAAATACAACAGCAAAAGTTATATTACCAGGAACTGCAGAATCGATTGAAGATACAAACGATATAAAAACGATAAGCTCAGACACTGACGATACTGAATTATTGGTACAACCAGGAACCTACACGTTTAAGTCTAAATTATAA
- a CDS encoding family 78 glycoside hydrolase catalytic domain has translation MKKFKLLFAAYFVLSFFLYSCDEQTVGAPVSLTLSEGFKNPLGFYTAKPSFSWQLPVANDIKSQSAYQIIVASSEELLPNNPDLWDSKKQESSQSSFVKYEGVDLKSRQKVYWQVRFWNQDGIPSAWSEINSFELGLLNNSDWKAKWAGLDTAKDSIKGVHDFLMHRPQYLRKGFDLPSDIASARLYITSKGVFDVHLNGKDVSDDVLTPGWTPYNKRFETLTYDVTDMLSSGKNAIAVELASGWHSGRITRGTAIYDFLASPKVLCQLEITLKDGSKKTIISDETWKGTTNGPIRLAGLFDGEVYDANLEMPNWTMNTFDDASWKNTEIEPIADTVTLEPKRHETVKTMTVIEDAEIVSSTTSSVIFNLKQNMVGVPKVTVPMKKGDTLKIRFSEMLLSDGTFYTTNYRSAKSTDYYIASKDGLIEYTPKFTFHGFQYLELSGFDTSATPNSTWVKGLVQHSNFEKNGTFTSSHDKLNQLQKNITWGLRDNLLDIPTDCPQRDERLGWTGDAQVISPTAMFNFKGHAFWTAWLQSMRETQSEHDNGLVPFVIPDILQRNSASSGWGDACVIIPWDIYNITGDTSVLEENYDMGKKWVGYYQSKSKDFIPNIYSYTDWLQPYPSKSGKEGNKGDTPRLFVNTAYFAHSAHLVSKMAGVLGKTKDEKKYKDLYKEIALAFENKFFDTNGKFINEKQTQTSYLLAIYFDLLQPATKVKAQQHLLEEIKKADNHLGTGFLGTPILPKVLDDMGEIDLMYEILFKETYPSWFYSINQGATTMWERWNSYSIEGGYNKQPMNSLNHYAYGAIGQWMYERIAGIAPLAPGYKKIKIAPVPNVNFLTSTSASVNTPYGKASSSWEVKDNLFNLEVIIPPNTSAEIHLPYTSKNETQKLKNVGAGTHKFQTKLN, from the coding sequence ATGAAAAAGTTTAAATTACTTTTTGCAGCTTATTTTGTTTTAAGTTTTTTTCTGTACTCATGCGATGAACAAACGGTAGGGGCTCCAGTTTCTTTAACACTTTCTGAGGGCTTCAAAAATCCTTTGGGTTTTTACACTGCCAAACCATCCTTTTCGTGGCAACTTCCTGTTGCTAATGATATCAAGTCGCAATCTGCATATCAAATTATAGTAGCTTCCAGTGAAGAATTATTGCCAAATAATCCTGATTTGTGGGATTCTAAAAAACAAGAAAGTTCACAGTCCAGCTTTGTAAAATACGAGGGAGTCGATTTAAAATCCCGTCAAAAAGTGTATTGGCAGGTTAGATTTTGGAATCAAGATGGTATCCCATCAGCATGGAGTGAAATTAATTCCTTTGAATTAGGATTGTTAAATAACTCTGACTGGAAAGCAAAATGGGCTGGTTTGGATACTGCAAAAGATAGCATAAAAGGGGTACATGATTTTTTAATGCACAGGCCTCAATATTTGCGAAAAGGGTTCGATTTGCCATCAGATATAGCATCAGCAAGATTATACATTACCTCGAAAGGCGTTTTTGATGTGCATTTGAACGGAAAAGATGTTAGTGATGATGTGTTAACACCGGGCTGGACACCCTATAACAAACGTTTTGAAACACTAACCTATGATGTAACCGATATGTTATCTTCAGGAAAAAACGCAATTGCTGTAGAATTGGCATCTGGTTGGCATTCAGGAAGAATTACCAGAGGAACAGCTATTTATGACTTTTTAGCATCTCCAAAAGTGTTATGCCAGTTAGAAATCACTTTAAAAGATGGTTCAAAGAAAACCATTATTTCGGATGAAACTTGGAAAGGCACAACAAATGGGCCAATACGATTAGCAGGTCTGTTCGATGGAGAAGTATATGATGCCAATTTGGAAATGCCCAATTGGACAATGAATACGTTTGATGATGCCTCTTGGAAAAATACAGAAATAGAACCCATAGCTGATACTGTAACCTTAGAACCAAAACGTCATGAAACTGTAAAAACAATGACAGTTATTGAGGATGCAGAAATTGTATCGTCCACAACATCTTCTGTAATTTTCAATTTGAAACAGAATATGGTTGGTGTGCCAAAAGTAACAGTGCCAATGAAAAAAGGCGATACTTTAAAGATTCGCTTTTCAGAAATGTTATTGTCTGATGGTACGTTTTATACAACAAATTACCGCTCAGCAAAATCAACAGATTATTATATCGCATCAAAAGATGGTCTTATCGAGTACACGCCAAAATTCACCTTTCACGGATTTCAATATTTAGAATTGTCAGGATTTGATACCTCGGCAACTCCAAATTCAACTTGGGTAAAAGGATTGGTGCAACATTCTAATTTTGAAAAAAATGGAACGTTTACATCATCACATGATAAATTAAATCAACTGCAAAAAAACATCACTTGGGGTTTAAGAGACAACCTTTTAGATATACCAACCGATTGCCCGCAACGTGATGAGCGTTTGGGTTGGACTGGTGATGCGCAAGTGATTTCGCCAACAGCCATGTTTAATTTTAAAGGGCATGCGTTTTGGACAGCATGGTTGCAAAGTATGCGCGAAACCCAATCTGAACACGATAATGGTTTAGTACCATTTGTTATCCCTGATATATTGCAAAGAAATAGTGCCAGTTCTGGGTGGGGCGATGCCTGTGTTATTATTCCTTGGGATATTTACAATATCACAGGGGATACATCAGTTTTGGAAGAGAATTATGATATGGGAAAAAAATGGGTTGGTTACTATCAATCTAAATCAAAAGATTTTATTCCCAATATTTACTCCTATACAGATTGGTTACAGCCTTACCCATCAAAATCTGGAAAAGAAGGTAATAAAGGCGATACACCAAGATTATTTGTAAATACAGCGTATTTTGCCCATTCGGCGCACTTGGTTTCGAAAATGGCGGGAGTTCTTGGTAAAACTAAAGACGAAAAAAAATACAAGGACTTATATAAAGAAATCGCTCTAGCTTTTGAAAACAAGTTTTTTGATACTAACGGAAAATTTATAAATGAAAAACAAACCCAAACTAGCTATTTATTAGCCATATATTTTGATTTGCTTCAACCAGCAACCAAAGTAAAAGCGCAACAGCATTTATTAGAAGAAATTAAAAAAGCAGACAATCATTTAGGAACTGGATTTTTAGGAACGCCCATTTTGCCTAAGGTGTTGGATGATATGGGAGAAATTGATTTGATGTATGAAATTCTGTTTAAGGAAACCTATCCATCTTGGTTTTACTCCATAAATCAAGGCGCTACCACCATGTGGGAACGCTGGAACAGTTATAGTATAGAAGGAGGCTATAATAAACAACCAATGAATAGTTTAAACCATTACGCCTACGGGGCTATTGGACAATGGATGTACGAACGTATTGCAGGTATTGCACCTTTAGCACCGGGTTATAAAAAAATAAAAATTGCACCTGTGCCCAATGTAAATTTCTTAACATCGACATCGGCCAGCGTAAATACACCTTACGGCAAAGCATCATCTTCTTGGGAAGTAAAGGACAATCTGTTTAATTTAGAGGTAATAATTCCTCCTAACACATCAGCTGAAATTCACCTTCCATATACTTCTAAAAACGAAACCCAAAAACTAAAAAACGTAGGTGCAGGTACCCATAAATTTCAAACGAAACTAAATTAA
- a CDS encoding fibronectin type III domain-containing protein, translating into MKKSYLYLTAILFTSIILSCSSGGNDDNSGSGNETENTAPTVPVQVYPLSNTLCIDNNVVFEWDTSTDKEGDAVSYQVEVSEKSDFSTLAHDVSSSSTSRVLTLEKGKSYYWRLKAKDTKGDESAYSSANQFLTEGDGVSNHLPFAPELVSPALNSEIDGTSSILSWTASDVDGDTLSYDVYLDTNSDLTTKVSEDQSGTTYEATGLTAASTYYFKIVAKDGNGGVTIGQVWSFTTK; encoded by the coding sequence ATGAAAAAGTCATATTTATATTTAACCGCGATTTTGTTTACCAGTATTATTTTATCCTGCAGCAGCGGCGGTAACGATGATAATTCGGGTTCAGGTAACGAGACCGAAAACACAGCGCCCACTGTACCAGTGCAGGTTTACCCATTGAGCAACACGTTGTGCATCGACAACAACGTGGTCTTCGAATGGGATACATCAACAGATAAAGAGGGCGATGCGGTAAGCTATCAGGTAGAGGTATCTGAAAAGAGCGATTTTTCAACACTGGCACACGATGTTTCCAGTTCATCGACTTCACGAGTGCTCACTCTAGAAAAAGGGAAGTCTTATTATTGGAGGCTCAAAGCGAAAGATACTAAAGGGGATGAGAGTGCTTATTCTTCTGCCAATCAATTTTTAACCGAAGGAGACGGAGTTTCCAACCATTTGCCCTTTGCTCCAGAATTAGTGTCTCCTGCATTAAATTCAGAAATAGATGGTACGAGTTCCATATTAAGTTGGACAGCCAGTGATGTAGATGGAGATACCCTAAGCTATGATGTGTATTTAGATACTAACAGCGATTTAACAACAAAAGTATCAGAAGATCAATCAGGAACTACTTATGAAGCTACAGGGCTAACCGCGGCATCTACCTATTATTTCAAGATAGTAGCTAAAGATGGTAACGGAGGCGTTACCATTGGACAGGTTTGGAGTTTTACTACGAAATAA